In one window of Rathayibacter caricis DSM 15933 DNA:
- a CDS encoding DivIVA domain-containing protein — translation MALTPEDVVNKRFQPTKFREGYDQDEVDDFLDEVVVELRRLNQENEELRQSLASGGSDAPRDAAPVTSPAPVVDETPAPEPEPEPEPTPAPAPVAAPSASQSAPVDEAESSSGLLQLARRLHEEHVREGAEKRDALVAEGRATAARLVAEAEAKQRQQLAKLDEERATVEHRIDELRTFEREYRQKLKSYIEGQLRELDVQPVPAESSSFPGFGA, via the coding sequence ATGGCGCTCACTCCCGAAGATGTTGTCAATAAGCGGTTCCAGCCGACGAAGTTCCGCGAGGGCTACGACCAGGACGAGGTCGACGACTTCCTCGACGAGGTCGTCGTGGAGCTCCGCCGCCTGAACCAGGAGAACGAGGAGCTGCGCCAGAGCCTCGCCTCCGGCGGCTCCGACGCACCGCGCGACGCCGCGCCGGTGACGTCCCCCGCTCCCGTCGTCGACGAGACCCCGGCTCCCGAGCCGGAGCCCGAGCCCGAGCCCACTCCGGCGCCCGCGCCCGTCGCCGCTCCCAGCGCGTCGCAGTCGGCCCCGGTCGACGAGGCCGAGTCCTCCAGCGGACTTCTGCAGCTCGCCCGCCGTCTCCACGAGGAGCACGTCCGCGAGGGCGCCGAGAAGCGCGATGCTCTCGTCGCCGAGGGCCGGGCGACCGCCGCCCGTCTCGTCGCCGAGGCCGAGGCGAAGCAGCGCCAGCAGCTTGCGAAGCTCGACGAGGAGCGCGCGACGGTCGAGCACCGCATCGACGAGCTGCGCACCTTCGAGCGCGAGTACCGCCAGAAGCTGAAGAGCTATATCGAGGGTCAGCTCCGCGAGCTCGACGTCCAGCCGGTTCCGGCGGAGTCGTCCTCGTTCCCCGGCTTTGGGGCGTAG
- a CDS encoding cell division protein FtsQ/DivIB, with translation MPGAEQRAVARAARTRRRFERGEVRRFTRRARRRRLTALVVAGSLVLLAIVVAVAAYSPLMAVRTIEITGTARIDAVALEDSLSDQIGVPLTLVDRDAVGDVIGGYPLIQSYSLQTRPPSTLVVSVVERTPVGVLQNGDRFDLVDSAGVVIETSDTAPAGYPTLTTPSGGATGTAFHSLARVLLTLPASLDGRVAAVTATTGDDVTLTLSDGAVVMWGGPDRSAQKAIVLEKLMAATDPAEVSSYDVSSPAAAVVGRR, from the coding sequence ATGCCCGGCGCCGAGCAGCGCGCCGTCGCGCGAGCCGCACGCACCCGGCGCCGGTTCGAGCGCGGCGAGGTGCGCCGCTTCACCCGGCGCGCCCGCCGCCGCCGCCTGACCGCGCTGGTCGTCGCCGGATCCCTGGTGCTCCTCGCGATCGTCGTCGCGGTCGCGGCGTACTCCCCGCTGATGGCGGTCAGGACCATCGAGATCACCGGCACCGCGCGCATCGACGCGGTCGCGCTCGAGGACTCGCTGTCGGATCAGATCGGGGTCCCACTGACCCTCGTCGACCGCGACGCCGTCGGCGACGTGATCGGCGGCTACCCGCTCATCCAGAGCTACTCCCTGCAGACCCGCCCGCCGAGCACACTGGTCGTGTCCGTCGTCGAGCGGACTCCGGTCGGCGTCCTGCAGAACGGGGACCGCTTCGACCTCGTCGATTCGGCGGGCGTCGTCATCGAGACCTCCGACACGGCCCCGGCCGGTTACCCGACCCTCACCACGCCGTCGGGCGGAGCGACGGGGACGGCGTTCCACTCACTGGCCCGGGTGCTGCTCACGCTCCCGGCGTCCCTCGACGGGCGGGTCGCCGCGGTGACCGCCACCACGGGCGACGACGTCACGCTCACCCTGAGCGATGGAGCGGTCGTGATGTGGGGCGGGCCCGACCGCTCGGCGCAGAAGGCGATCGTCCTCGAGAAGCTCATGGCGGCCACGGACCCGGCGGAGGTGTCGTCGTACGACGTGTCCTCGCCCGCCGCTGCCGTCGTCGGCCGACGCTGA
- the lspA gene encoding signal peptidase II, with product MLVTLGLVALAVFAIDQIAKHLVTTTLTLGEDVHVLGDVLILHYVKNPGAAFSLASGSTWIFSIIAACVVVAVIWFARRIRSAAWALFFGLLLGGTLGNLFDRLFREPSFGLGHVVDFLYTPWLLPAIYNIADIAICSAMAIFVILSLRGVNLDGTRTTKASEAAAAEESSDAARSADDADAPHGEPRPGA from the coding sequence GTGCTCGTCACCCTCGGCCTCGTTGCGCTCGCGGTGTTCGCGATCGACCAGATCGCGAAGCACCTGGTCACGACGACCCTCACGCTCGGCGAGGACGTCCACGTCCTGGGCGACGTCCTGATCCTCCACTACGTGAAGAACCCGGGGGCGGCGTTCTCGCTCGCGAGCGGCTCGACCTGGATCTTCTCGATCATCGCCGCGTGCGTGGTCGTCGCGGTGATCTGGTTCGCCCGGCGCATCCGCTCGGCCGCCTGGGCGCTGTTCTTCGGGCTGCTGCTCGGCGGCACGCTCGGCAACCTGTTCGACCGTCTCTTCCGCGAGCCGTCCTTCGGCCTCGGACACGTCGTCGACTTCCTCTACACGCCGTGGCTGCTCCCGGCGATCTACAACATCGCCGACATCGCCATCTGCTCGGCGATGGCGATCTTCGTGATCCTGAGTCTGCGGGGCGTGAACCTCGACGGCACGCGCACGACGAAGGCGAGTGAGGCCGCCGCGGCCGAGGAGTCGTCCGACGCCGCGCGATCGGCCGACGACGCCGACGCGCCGCACGGCGAGCCGAGGCCCGGCGCCTGA
- the murC gene encoding UDP-N-acetylmuramate--L-alanine ligase yields the protein MIKPDLGITVPDELGSVHFIGIGGSGMSGIARLFHHAGHRVTGSDVRESHPIEQLRELGIPVAIGHDAQNLGDAEAVVVTSALWPDNPEYVLAKERGLPVLHRSQALAWLVRGHRLVAVAGAHGKTTSTGMIVTGLLGLDADPSFVNGGIIESLGTSSAAGSSDLFVVEADESDGSFLLYDTAVTLITNVDPDHLDHYGSLQAFEDAFVTFASNAGELVVISSDDPGAVKVSEKLEGKRVLTFGEAEGADVRVVDLELVGPVGFTVEFEGRRYSARLRIPGRHNAVNAAGAFAVLVGLGFDPAASLEAVSAFGGTERRFELHGAVRGVSVYDDYAHHPTEVAAALSAARTVVGEGRIIAVHQPHLYSRTRLFAKEFAETLERYADETIVLDVYGAREDPEPGVTGALVSGKFADPSHVSFLADWQEAAEQTARLAREGDFVITLGCGDVYRIIPQLLESLGASEDAAVGR from the coding sequence GTGATCAAGCCCGACCTCGGCATCACCGTCCCCGACGAACTCGGATCGGTGCACTTCATCGGCATCGGCGGATCGGGCATGAGCGGTATCGCGCGCCTCTTCCACCACGCCGGGCACCGGGTCACCGGATCGGACGTGCGCGAGTCGCACCCGATCGAGCAGCTGCGCGAGCTCGGCATCCCGGTCGCCATCGGTCACGACGCACAGAACCTGGGCGACGCGGAGGCCGTCGTCGTCACCTCCGCCCTCTGGCCGGACAACCCGGAGTACGTGCTCGCGAAGGAGCGGGGCCTGCCCGTCCTGCACCGCTCGCAGGCGCTCGCCTGGCTCGTCCGCGGGCACCGCCTCGTCGCGGTGGCCGGCGCGCACGGCAAGACCACCTCGACCGGCATGATCGTGACCGGTCTGCTGGGTCTCGACGCAGATCCGAGCTTCGTGAACGGCGGCATCATCGAGAGCCTGGGCACCTCCTCGGCGGCGGGGTCGAGCGACCTCTTCGTCGTCGAGGCGGACGAGTCGGACGGCAGCTTCCTGCTCTACGACACCGCGGTGACGCTGATCACCAACGTCGATCCCGACCACCTCGACCACTACGGCTCGCTGCAGGCGTTCGAGGACGCGTTCGTCACCTTCGCGTCGAACGCGGGCGAACTCGTCGTCATCTCCTCCGACGACCCCGGCGCGGTGAAGGTCTCCGAGAAGCTCGAGGGCAAGCGGGTCCTCACCTTCGGCGAGGCGGAGGGCGCCGATGTGCGGGTCGTCGACCTGGAGCTCGTGGGCCCGGTGGGCTTCACCGTCGAGTTCGAGGGCCGCCGCTACTCCGCCCGCCTGCGCATCCCGGGCCGCCACAACGCCGTCAACGCGGCCGGCGCGTTCGCCGTGCTGGTGGGCCTCGGCTTCGATCCCGCCGCCTCGCTCGAGGCGGTGTCGGCCTTCGGAGGGACCGAGCGCCGGTTCGAGCTGCACGGGGCGGTCCGCGGCGTCAGCGTCTACGACGACTACGCCCACCACCCCACCGAGGTCGCGGCCGCACTGTCGGCCGCACGGACCGTCGTGGGGGAGGGGCGCATCATCGCGGTGCACCAGCCGCACCTGTACAGCAGGACCCGACTCTTCGCGAAGGAGTTCGCCGAGACGCTCGAGCGCTACGCCGACGAGACGATCGTGCTGGACGTCTACGGCGCTCGCGAGGACCCGGAGCCCGGCGTCACCGGCGCGCTCGTCAGCGGCAAGTTCGCCGACCCGTCGCACGTGTCCTTCCTCGCCGACTGGCAGGAGGCCGCGGAGCAGACCGCACGCCTCGCGCGCGAGGGCGACTTCGTCATCACGCTGGGCTGCGGCGACGTCTACCGGATCATCCCGCAGCTGCTCGAGTCGCTCGGAGCGAGCGAGGACGCCGCGGTCGGTCGATGA
- a CDS encoding cell division protein SepF → MANPLKKTMVYLGLADEEVEYERADTVEAAPTTAHRAPVSPVQPVPPVEQTAPQQPRATVTPLRKPTPQTPKATAHAEMNEILTVHPKQYRDAQVIAENFRDGIPVIINLSQMSDADARRLIDFASGLSQGLYGRIERVTSKVFLLSPSHITVAGDSASAESDADASFFAKS, encoded by the coding sequence ATGGCCAACCCGCTGAAGAAGACGATGGTCTACCTCGGACTCGCCGATGAAGAGGTCGAGTACGAGCGCGCCGACACCGTCGAGGCGGCTCCGACCACGGCCCACCGCGCCCCGGTCTCGCCCGTCCAGCCCGTCCCGCCGGTCGAGCAGACCGCTCCGCAGCAGCCCCGCGCGACGGTCACCCCGCTCCGCAAGCCCACCCCCCAGACTCCGAAGGCGACGGCCCACGCCGAGATGAACGAGATCCTCACCGTCCACCCCAAGCAGTACCGTGACGCGCAGGTCATCGCGGAGAACTTCCGCGACGGCATCCCCGTGATCATCAACCTCTCGCAGATGAGCGATGCGGACGCCCGCCGTCTCATCGACTTCGCGAGCGGCCTCTCGCAGGGCCTCTACGGCCGGATCGAGCGCGTGACGAGCAAGGTCTTCCTGCTCTCGCCGTCGCACATCACGGTCGCCGGCGACTCGGCCTCCGCCGAGAGCGACGCCGACGCGTCGTTCTTCGCGAAGTCCTGA
- a CDS encoding YggS family pyridoxal phosphate-dependent enzyme encodes MTDPELAARWSSVSERVADAARSAGRDPGDITTIVVTKFHPVALIRDLLELGVVDFGENRHQEAQEKAAELAGTPARWHFIGQLQSKKARQARRYASAVHSVDRLALVPLLDAGEDALDVFLQINLTDDPDRGGAAPDDVEHLAEALASAAHLRFRGVMAVAPLGEDPRPAFARLRVLSERVRAIDPSASAVSAGMSHDFAEAIAEGATHLRIGSAITGNRPARP; translated from the coding sequence GTGACCGATCCCGAGCTGGCCGCGCGCTGGTCCTCGGTCTCCGAGCGGGTCGCCGATGCGGCCCGCTCGGCCGGTCGCGATCCCGGTGACATCACCACCATCGTCGTGACCAAGTTCCATCCCGTCGCGCTGATCCGCGATCTGCTCGAGCTGGGGGTCGTCGACTTCGGCGAGAACCGGCACCAGGAGGCGCAGGAGAAGGCGGCCGAGCTCGCCGGCACCCCCGCGCGCTGGCACTTCATCGGGCAGCTGCAGAGCAAGAAGGCCCGGCAGGCGCGCCGGTACGCGTCGGCGGTCCACTCCGTCGACCGCCTCGCCCTGGTTCCGCTCCTGGACGCGGGCGAGGACGCTCTCGACGTCTTCCTGCAGATCAACCTCACCGACGATCCGGACCGCGGAGGCGCGGCACCCGACGACGTCGAGCACCTCGCCGAGGCCCTCGCGAGCGCCGCGCACCTGCGCTTCCGGGGCGTCATGGCGGTCGCTCCGCTCGGCGAGGACCCCCGACCCGCGTTCGCGCGACTCCGCGTGCTCTCGGAGCGCGTGCGCGCCATCGATCCGTCGGCCTCCGCCGTCTCGGCCGGCATGTCGCACGACTTCGCCGAGGCGATCGCGGAGGGCGCGACACACCTGCGAATCGGGTCGGCAATCACCGGCAATCGACCCGCCCGCCCTTAA
- a CDS encoding RluA family pseudouridine synthase, with protein MQSRSLPVPDGLDGLRTDAAVAKLLGFSRTFAADVAEAGGVTADGRVLDKSDRVVAGSWLTVEWSPREEPRIVPIAVPDLGIVHDDDDIVVIDKPVGVAAHPAVGWEGPTVLGALAAAGFTVSTSGAAERAGIVHRLDAGTSGLMVVAKSERAYTHLKRAFHDRTVEKVYHAVVQGHPDPLAGTIDAPLGRHPSSDWKFAVRADGKPSVTHYETIEAFPFASLLEIHLETGRTHQIRVHMAAQRHPCVGDAMYGADPTLSARLGLTRQWLDAVRLGFTHPGSGEWVEFQASYPDDLAHALSVLRGE; from the coding sequence GTGCAGTCCCGCTCCTTGCCCGTCCCCGACGGGCTCGACGGCCTGCGCACCGACGCCGCCGTCGCCAAACTCCTGGGCTTCTCGCGCACCTTCGCCGCCGACGTCGCGGAGGCCGGGGGAGTGACGGCCGACGGCCGCGTCCTCGACAAGAGCGACCGGGTCGTCGCCGGCTCCTGGCTGACGGTGGAGTGGTCCCCGCGCGAGGAGCCGCGGATCGTCCCGATCGCGGTCCCCGACCTCGGCATCGTGCACGACGACGACGACATCGTCGTCATCGACAAGCCGGTCGGAGTCGCGGCGCATCCCGCGGTCGGCTGGGAGGGCCCCACGGTCCTCGGCGCTCTCGCGGCAGCCGGCTTCACGGTGTCCACGTCGGGAGCGGCCGAGCGTGCGGGCATCGTCCACCGCCTCGACGCCGGCACCAGCGGCCTCATGGTCGTCGCGAAGTCGGAGCGGGCCTACACCCACCTGAAGCGCGCGTTCCACGACCGCACGGTCGAGAAGGTCTACCACGCGGTGGTCCAGGGTCACCCGGATCCGCTCGCCGGCACGATCGACGCTCCGCTCGGACGGCACCCCTCCTCGGACTGGAAGTTCGCGGTGCGGGCCGACGGCAAGCCGTCCGTGACCCACTACGAGACCATCGAGGCCTTCCCGTTCGCCTCGCTGCTCGAGATCCACCTCGAGACCGGCCGCACCCACCAGATCCGGGTGCACATGGCCGCCCAGCGCCATCCGTGCGTCGGCGACGCGATGTACGGCGCCGATCCCACTCTGTCGGCCCGGCTCGGACTCACCCGACAGTGGCTCGACGCGGTGCGCCTGGGCTTCACCCACCCGGGCTCGGGGGAGTGGGTCGAGTTCCAGGCGTCCTATCCCGACGACCTCGCGCACGCGCTCTCAGTGCTGCGCGGGGAGTGA
- the ftsZ gene encoding cell division protein FtsZ, with product MTSHQNYLAVIKVVGIGGGGVNAVNRMIELGLRGVEFIAINTDAQALLLSDADVKLDVGRELTRGLGAGADPEVGRRAAEDHAEEIEEVLAGADMVFVTAGEGGGTGTGGAPVVARIAKSIGALTIGVVTKPFGFEGRRRQTQAEAGVATLKNEVDTLIVVPNDRLLEISDRGISMLEAFATADQVLLAGVQGITDLITTPGLINLDFADVKSVMQGAGSALMGIGSSRGADRAIKAAELAVASPLLEASIDGAHGVLLSIQGGSNLGIFEINDAARLVQEAVHAEANIIFGAVIDDTLGDEVRVTVIAAGFDGGEPGGQAPAALAQPRTQQSAASESSEPVPVAAAAPAAGSIWSSAPVAAPAPVADPSFDDDDSDLDIPDFLK from the coding sequence GTGACTTCACACCAGAACTACCTCGCCGTGATCAAGGTCGTCGGCATCGGCGGCGGCGGCGTCAACGCCGTCAACCGCATGATCGAGCTCGGCCTTCGCGGCGTCGAGTTCATCGCCATCAACACCGATGCACAGGCGCTCCTCCTCAGCGACGCCGACGTCAAGCTCGACGTCGGACGCGAGCTCACCCGTGGACTCGGCGCGGGCGCCGACCCCGAGGTCGGCCGCCGCGCCGCCGAGGACCACGCCGAGGAGATCGAGGAGGTGCTCGCGGGCGCCGACATGGTCTTCGTGACCGCCGGAGAGGGCGGCGGCACCGGCACCGGCGGCGCGCCCGTCGTCGCGCGCATCGCCAAGTCGATCGGCGCCCTGACGATCGGCGTCGTGACCAAGCCCTTCGGCTTCGAGGGACGTCGTCGCCAGACCCAGGCCGAGGCGGGTGTCGCGACGCTCAAGAACGAGGTCGACACCCTCATCGTCGTCCCGAACGACCGCCTGCTCGAGATCAGCGACCGCGGCATCTCGATGCTCGAGGCGTTCGCCACCGCCGACCAGGTCCTCCTCGCCGGTGTGCAGGGCATCACCGACCTCATCACCACTCCGGGCCTGATCAACCTCGACTTCGCCGACGTCAAGTCGGTCATGCAGGGCGCCGGATCCGCGCTCATGGGCATCGGATCCTCGCGCGGGGCGGACCGCGCGATCAAGGCCGCCGAACTCGCGGTCGCGTCCCCGCTGCTCGAGGCGAGCATCGACGGCGCGCACGGCGTGCTGCTCTCGATCCAGGGCGGATCGAACCTCGGCATCTTCGAGATCAACGACGCCGCCCGACTGGTCCAGGAGGCGGTGCACGCCGAGGCGAACATCATCTTCGGTGCCGTCATCGACGACACCCTCGGCGACGAGGTGCGCGTCACGGTCATCGCGGCCGGCTTCGACGGCGGAGAGCCGGGCGGGCAGGCTCCCGCGGCCCTCGCTCAGCCCCGCACGCAGCAGAGCGCGGCGTCGGAGTCGTCCGAGCCGGTCCCCGTGGCCGCGGCCGCCCCCGCCGCCGGATCGATCTGGTCGAGCGCGCCCGTCGCGGCTCCGGCGCCGGTCGCCGACCCGTCGTTCGACGACGACGACAGCGACCTCGACATCCCCGACTTCCTCAAGTAG
- a CDS encoding YggT family protein: MTSVVSLLGSVLYFVLLLYFFAMWARFVLDLVRVIRRDWRPRGAGLVAAETVYTVTDPPISFFRRLIKPVSIGPIALDFGWSLTMLCVIVGMYIATWLRAA, from the coding sequence GTGACCTCCGTCGTCTCGCTCCTCGGGAGCGTCCTCTACTTCGTCCTGCTCCTGTACTTCTTCGCCATGTGGGCGAGGTTCGTGCTCGACCTGGTGCGGGTCATCCGCCGGGACTGGCGTCCGCGCGGCGCCGGTCTCGTCGCCGCCGAGACCGTCTACACGGTCACGGACCCGCCCATCTCCTTCTTCCGGCGGCTCATCAAGCCCGTGTCGATCGGTCCGATCGCCCTCGACTTCGGCTGGAGCCTCACCATGCTCTGCGTGATCGTGGGCATGTACATCGCGACCTGGCTCCGCGCCGCCTGA
- the dnaE gene encoding DNA polymerase III subunit alpha, with the protein MLDGAARVKPLIDAAVEEGMPAIAVTDHGNVFGAFDFWRTATAAGIKPIIGTEAYLTPGTHRSDKTRIRWGDGGGDDVSGSGAYTHMTLLSSTTTGMHNLFRLSSRASIEGYYFKPRMDREILSQYSEGLIGTTGCPSGEVQTRLRLGQYKEARQAAADYRDIFGKENFFAEIMDHGLDIERRVIGDVIRLAKDLDLPLVATNDLHYTHAHDATSHAALLCVQSGTTLDDPKRFKFDADEFYLKSPREMRQVFRDHPEACDNTLLIAERCDVQFDTSANYMPRFPVPEGETEDTWFVKEVEAGLRERYPDGISDEVRARADYETQVILQMGFPGYFLVVADFINWSKRNGIRVGPGRGSGAGSMAAYAMKITDLDPLRHGLIFERFLNPDRVSMPDFDVDFDDRRRGEVIRYVTDKYGDERVAQIVTYGTIKAKQALKDASRVLGFPFGMGEKLTKAMPPAIMGKDIPLSGINDPAHARYKEAVDVRNVIAEDPQAKLVFDTALGLENLKRQWGVHAAGVIMSSDPLLDIIPIMKREQDGQIVTQFDYPACESLGLIKMDFLGLRNLTIIDDALDNIRANRGQDLVLEDLELDDPAAYELLARGDTLGVFQLDGGPMRGLLRLMKPDNFEDISAVLALYRPGPMGADSHTNYALRKNGVQPITPIHPKLEEPLAEVLGGTYGLIVYQEQVMSIAQKLAGFTLAQADLLRRAMGKKKKSELDKQFEGFSGGMTANGYSMEAVKTLWDILLPFSDYAFNKAHSAAYGVVSYWTAYLKAHYPAEYMAALLTSVGDSKDKMAAYLNECRRMGIKVLPPDVNESIGFFTAVGTDIRFGLGAVRNVGTNVVEGIRAAREEKGRFETFHDFLRKVPMQATNKRTIESLIKAGAFDSLGSTRRALVEIHEDAVEAAVGEKRNEANGQVGFDFDSLWDEPQAAVQVPERPEWAKRDKLAFERDMLGLYVSDHPLAGLETELAKHYSTTIADLLVSETIGDGETVVVAGLVTSVQHRMAKTSGNQYGMIQVEDFGGEITCMFMGKAYQEFAPALTNDSIVVVRGRVSMRDDGMNLHAFSLFAPEMNQDGDSGPLTVSLPESRATTDTVSQLSDVLIRHSGSTEVRLKLIKGDTARVFEVPFPVRITPDLFGELKSLLGPNCLY; encoded by the coding sequence ATGCTCGACGGTGCCGCGCGGGTGAAGCCGCTCATCGACGCGGCGGTCGAGGAGGGCATGCCCGCGATCGCCGTGACCGACCACGGCAACGTGTTCGGCGCCTTCGACTTCTGGCGCACGGCGACGGCAGCGGGTATCAAGCCGATCATCGGCACCGAGGCGTACCTCACCCCCGGCACGCACCGCTCGGACAAGACGCGGATCCGCTGGGGCGACGGCGGCGGCGACGACGTGTCCGGCTCCGGCGCCTACACCCACATGACGCTGCTGAGTTCGACGACGACGGGGATGCACAACCTCTTCCGGCTGTCCTCGCGGGCGTCGATCGAGGGCTACTACTTCAAGCCCCGCATGGACCGCGAGATCCTCTCGCAGTACTCAGAGGGCCTCATCGGCACGACCGGCTGCCCGAGCGGCGAGGTGCAGACGCGCCTGCGGCTGGGGCAGTACAAGGAGGCCCGGCAGGCGGCGGCGGACTACCGCGACATCTTCGGCAAGGAGAACTTCTTCGCCGAGATCATGGACCACGGCCTCGACATCGAGCGCCGGGTCATCGGCGACGTGATCCGGCTCGCCAAGGACCTCGACCTGCCGCTCGTCGCCACGAACGACCTCCACTACACGCACGCGCACGACGCGACCTCGCACGCGGCGCTGCTCTGCGTGCAGTCGGGCACCACCCTCGACGACCCCAAGCGCTTCAAGTTCGACGCCGACGAGTTCTACCTCAAGTCGCCCCGCGAGATGCGGCAGGTCTTCCGCGACCACCCGGAGGCGTGCGACAACACCCTCCTCATCGCGGAGCGCTGCGATGTGCAGTTCGACACGAGCGCGAACTACATGCCGCGCTTCCCGGTGCCGGAGGGGGAGACCGAGGACACCTGGTTCGTCAAGGAGGTCGAGGCGGGACTGCGCGAGCGCTACCCCGACGGCATCTCCGACGAGGTCCGCGCCCGGGCCGATTACGAGACGCAGGTCATCCTGCAGATGGGCTTCCCCGGCTACTTCCTCGTCGTCGCCGACTTCATCAACTGGTCCAAGCGCAACGGGATCCGCGTGGGTCCCGGCCGAGGATCCGGCGCCGGCTCGATGGCCGCGTACGCGATGAAGATCACCGACCTCGATCCGCTGCGTCACGGCCTGATCTTCGAGCGGTTCCTGAACCCCGATCGCGTCTCCATGCCCGACTTCGACGTCGACTTCGACGACCGTCGCCGCGGCGAGGTCATCCGGTACGTGACCGACAAGTACGGCGACGAGCGCGTCGCGCAGATCGTCACCTACGGCACCATCAAGGCGAAGCAGGCGCTCAAGGACGCCTCGCGCGTGCTGGGCTTCCCGTTCGGCATGGGGGAGAAGCTGACCAAGGCGATGCCCCCCGCGATCATGGGCAAGGACATCCCCCTCAGTGGCATCAACGACCCCGCGCACGCCCGCTACAAGGAAGCGGTCGACGTCCGGAACGTGATCGCCGAGGACCCCCAGGCCAAGCTCGTCTTCGACACCGCGCTCGGACTCGAGAACCTGAAGCGGCAGTGGGGCGTGCACGCCGCGGGCGTCATCATGTCGAGCGATCCGCTGCTCGACATCATCCCGATCATGAAGCGGGAGCAGGACGGCCAGATCGTCACGCAGTTCGACTACCCCGCGTGCGAGTCCCTCGGCCTGATCAAGATGGACTTCCTGGGGCTGCGCAACCTCACGATCATCGACGACGCGCTCGACAACATCCGGGCCAACCGCGGGCAGGACCTCGTGCTCGAGGACCTCGAGCTCGACGACCCCGCGGCCTACGAGCTCCTCGCCCGCGGCGACACCCTCGGCGTGTTCCAGCTCGACGGCGGCCCCATGCGCGGGCTCCTGCGGCTGATGAAGCCCGACAACTTCGAGGACATCTCGGCCGTGCTGGCGCTCTACCGTCCTGGTCCGATGGGCGCCGACTCCCACACGAACTACGCGCTGCGCAAGAACGGCGTCCAGCCGATCACTCCGATCCACCCCAAGCTCGAGGAACCGCTCGCGGAGGTGCTCGGCGGCACCTACGGACTGATCGTGTACCAGGAGCAGGTCATGTCGATCGCGCAGAAGCTCGCGGGCTTCACGCTCGCGCAGGCCGACCTGCTGCGGCGCGCGATGGGCAAGAAGAAGAAGTCCGAGCTGGACAAGCAGTTCGAGGGCTTCTCGGGCGGCATGACCGCCAACGGGTACTCCATGGAGGCCGTCAAGACGCTCTGGGACATCCTGCTGCCGTTCTCGGACTACGCCTTCAACAAGGCGCACTCGGCCGCCTACGGCGTCGTCTCGTACTGGACGGCCTACCTCAAGGCGCACTACCCCGCGGAGTACATGGCGGCGCTGCTGACGAGCGTCGGCGACTCCAAGGACAAGATGGCGGCGTACCTCAACGAGTGCCGCCGGATGGGCATCAAGGTGCTGCCGCCGGACGTCAACGAGTCCATCGGCTTCTTCACCGCGGTCGGGACCGACATCCGCTTCGGCCTGGGCGCCGTCCGCAACGTCGGCACGAACGTCGTCGAGGGCATCCGCGCGGCACGGGAGGAGAAGGGGCGCTTCGAGACGTTCCACGACTTCCTCCGCAAGGTGCCGATGCAGGCGACCAACAAGCGCACCATCGAGTCGCTGATCAAGGCCGGCGCGTTCGACTCGCTCGGATCCACACGCCGTGCGCTCGTCGAGATCCACGAGGACGCCGTCGAGGCGGCCGTCGGCGAGAAGCGGAACGAGGCCAACGGACAGGTCGGCTTCGACTTCGACAGCCTCTGGGACGAACCGCAGGCGGCGGTCCAGGTGCCCGAGCGGCCCGAGTGGGCCAAGCGCGACAAGCTCGCCTTCGAGCGGGACATGCTCGGCCTCTACGTGTCGGACCACCCGCTCGCGGGCCTCGAGACGGAACTCGCCAAGCACTACAGCACGACCATCGCCGATCTCCTCGTGTCGGAGACCATCGGCGACGGCGAGACGGTCGTCGTCGCCGGGCTCGTCACGAGCGTCCAGCACCGCATGGCGAAGACCTCGGGCAACCAGTACGGGATGATCCAGGTCGAGGACTTCGGCGGCGAGATCACCTGCATGTTCATGGGCAAGGCGTACCAGGAGTTCGCTCCCGCGCTCACCAACGACTCCATCGTGGTCGTCCGCGGCCGCGTCAGCATGCGCGACGACGGCATGAACCTGCACGCCTTCAGCCTCTTCGCCCCCGAGATGAACCAGGACGGCGACTCCGGGCCGCTGACCGTCTCCCTGCCCGAGTCCCGCGCGACGACCGACACCGTCTCGCAGCTCAGCGACGTGCTCATCCGCCACTCCGGCTCGACCGAGGTGCGGCTGAAGCTCATCAAGGGCGACACGGCCCGCGTCTTCGAAGTGCCGTTCCCTGTCCGGATCACCCCCGACCTGTTCGGAGAGCTGAAGTCCCTGCTGGGGCCCAACTGCCTGTACTGA